A region of Acidimicrobiia bacterium DNA encodes the following proteins:
- a CDS encoding ferredoxin, whose amino-acid sequence MTRLGFVLDSGSCIGCHACTVVCKSEHEVPLGVNRTWLKYVETGSHPQTDRHFSVMRCNHCEDAPCMSICPTNALFRADNGVVDFDDDNCIGCKSCMNACPYDALYIHPETMTAHKCNFCNHRVTEGLEPACVVVCPTQAIRVGDLDDPNSELAQLHASGEGLVRSPEQNTNPRVIYKNANPASLDPLASFIANDGMIWADTTPAHPTATPVALGAAPQRDDGQEMARTTYTTAHSLTWGNKVAGYLVTKAVAAGTMMMAALLTVLGHGDSQAVVGVVPPMLAGALLALTGVLLVADLKQPGRFYYLITRGNWESWLVKGAYILGGFAALTAAWWVVGLTDTGSALPWLVAPTVLLALATAGYTAYLFGQCEGRDLWQEPILLPILLWQTVVGGGAAYTLMALVMDVPEAAILQWVFLAGLVANALLVAVETRGKHSRHVTMAIADLIQGGQQRLFKIWVFAGIAAPFALLLVALLLGDNGTIPAALAGVSALGGLLAYENAYVRAGQSVPLS is encoded by the coding sequence ATGACACGACTCGGTTTTGTTCTTGACTCTGGCAGTTGCATTGGTTGCCATGCCTGCACTGTGGTGTGTAAAAGCGAACACGAAGTACCTCTGGGAGTAAACCGCACCTGGCTGAAATATGTTGAAACCGGCAGCCACCCGCAAACTGACCGGCATTTTTCGGTCATGCGGTGCAACCACTGCGAAGACGCCCCGTGTATGTCTATTTGCCCTACCAATGCGCTCTTTCGAGCCGACAACGGCGTGGTCGACTTTGACGATGACAACTGCATCGGCTGTAAATCGTGCATGAATGCTTGCCCCTACGATGCGCTTTACATCCACCCCGAAACCATGACGGCCCACAAATGCAACTTCTGCAACCACCGGGTAACCGAAGGTTTAGAACCAGCCTGCGTGGTGGTGTGCCCCACCCAAGCCATCCGAGTAGGCGACCTTGACGACCCCAACTCAGAACTCGCGCAACTGCATGCTTCCGGCGAAGGCCTGGTGCGATCCCCTGAACAAAACACCAACCCGCGGGTAATTTACAAAAACGCCAACCCGGCTTCCCTTGACCCGTTGGCCTCCTTTATTGCCAACGACGGAATGATTTGGGCTGATACCACCCCGGCGCACCCCACCGCCACTCCGGTGGCTTTAGGGGCCGCTCCGCAACGAGACGATGGCCAAGAAATGGCCCGCACCACTTACACCACCGCCCACTCGCTCACTTGGGGAAACAAAGTAGCGGGCTACCTCGTCACCAAAGCAGTAGCTGCCGGAACCATGATGATGGCCGCCTTGCTGACCGTGCTGGGTCACGGCGACAGCCAAGCAGTAGTCGGGGTAGTTCCCCCCATGTTGGCCGGCGCCTTGCTGGCCTTGACCGGAGTCTTACTGGTTGCTGACCTTAAACAACCCGGGCGTTTCTACTATCTCATTACCCGCGGCAACTGGGAATCTTGGCTGGTTAAGGGGGCTTACATTTTGGGTGGGTTCGCTGCCCTTACCGCTGCATGGTGGGTCGTTGGTCTCACCGACACGGGGAGTGCGCTTCCTTGGCTGGTAGCCCCCACCGTGCTGCTGGCTTTAGCCACCGCCGGCTACACCGCTTACCTGTTTGGCCAATGCGAAGGCCGCGACCTTTGGCAAGAACCCATCTTGTTGCCTATCTTGTTGTGGCAAACCGTGGTAGGCGGGGGAGCCGCCTACACGCTGATGGCTTTAGTTATGGATGTACCCGAAGCGGCAATCCTGCAGTGGGTGTTCTTGGCTGGTCTGGTCGCCAACGCTCTCTTGGTGGCCGTTGAGACACGCGGCAAACACAGCCGACATGTCACCATGGCAATAGCCGACCTCATCCAAGGTGGTCAACAAAGGCTGTTTAAAATCTGGGTTTTCGCCGGAATAGCCGCCCCGTTTGCACTACTTTTGGTGGCGCTATTGCTGGGCGACAACGGCACTATCCCCGCTGCTTTGGCTGGCGTTTCTGCCCTTGGCGGCTTACTAGCTTACGAAAACGCTTATGTTCGAGCCGGGCAATCGGTTCCCCTATCGTGA
- a CDS encoding formate dehydrogenase, which produces MTEETPILQSYPPEEQWDDFEALDAKSWPEKVKRKFRLVPTTCFNCEATCGLLAWVDKDSGKIAKFEGNPVHPASRGRNCAKGPATINQVEDPERILHPMKRVGARGEGLWEQITWDQALDEIGERIGKAFREERKHEVMYHVGRMGDDSYMERVLHSWGIDGHNSHTNICSSGARVGYATWMGFDRPSADFANAKVIFLISSHLEAGHYFNPHAQRIMEGKEAGATIICIDPRLSNTASHADHWFSAWPGTEAFLLLAIARMLIENNTWDQEFFERWVNWETFLTAARPDLEPVFSNVGPALLELYAEYTPAAAAEMCGIDEDQLREVARVIGEGLGGFASHTWRAASAGNEGGWQVSRCLQFLNVLTGSVGTEGGTNANGWNKFIPVTPIHPEPQGEWNDLTWPAEYPLAHHEMSILLPHFLKSGRGYIDTYFSRVYNPIWTNPDGFTWLEVLSDPEKVGCHIALTPTWNESAWFADYVLPMGIASERHDVSSFETHNGRWIGFRQPVMRRHAELEGQKVERTHETNPGEVWEEQEFWIDLSWRIDPDGSLGIRQQFESPDNPGQPLTMDEYYTMLFEKSVPGLPEAAEAEGMTALEYMRTKGAFALDGDQYKVYERAVADADLAGAEKDDAGVWRKPGTAGSYENLEDIQGHMPFIGDGSPAVDIEGEAKFGFPTPSKKLEFFSETMRDWGWPEYSTPTFIKSQVHWQDLDFTAGERILVPTFRIPTLIHTRSGNSQWLNEISHRHPLWLHPSDAEKLSIEENGLVRITTRIGHFVISAWRTEGIRPGVVAASHHMGRWRLDEDKARSWGAGKASIDQDDDGRWRLRRQHGNEPYDSNEPDTGRIWWSDTGVHQNLTFPVQPDPVSGMHCWLQRVTVGPAQPGDEYGDVVVDTDASHAIYEEWMAKTRPGPGPDGLRRPLWFARPVKPQATAYRSEG; this is translated from the coding sequence ATGACAGAGGAAACCCCCATACTGCAGAGTTACCCACCCGAAGAACAATGGGACGACTTCGAAGCTCTCGATGCTAAGTCGTGGCCAGAAAAAGTTAAACGAAAGTTTCGTTTAGTACCCACCACTTGTTTCAATTGCGAAGCAACCTGTGGCCTTTTGGCATGGGTAGATAAAGACTCCGGCAAGATCGCCAAATTCGAAGGCAACCCAGTACACCCGGCTAGCAGGGGGCGTAACTGCGCCAAAGGCCCAGCCACCATTAACCAGGTCGAAGACCCTGAACGCATTTTGCACCCCATGAAACGGGTCGGGGCACGAGGTGAGGGCCTCTGGGAACAGATCACCTGGGACCAAGCCCTAGACGAAATAGGCGAACGCATTGGCAAGGCTTTTCGGGAAGAACGCAAACACGAGGTCATGTACCACGTGGGGCGCATGGGCGACGACAGTTACATGGAACGGGTCTTACACTCGTGGGGCATTGACGGCCATAACAGCCACACCAATATTTGTTCGAGCGGGGCCCGAGTGGGCTACGCCACATGGATGGGCTTCGACCGGCCATCTGCCGATTTCGCTAACGCCAAGGTGATCTTTCTTATTTCCTCCCACCTTGAAGCAGGCCACTACTTCAACCCCCACGCCCAACGCATCATGGAAGGCAAAGAAGCCGGGGCCACCATTATCTGTATTGACCCTCGGTTGTCTAACACCGCCTCCCACGCCGACCACTGGTTCTCGGCCTGGCCAGGCACCGAAGCATTCTTGCTGCTCGCTATTGCCCGGATGCTTATAGAAAACAACACCTGGGACCAAGAGTTTTTTGAGCGTTGGGTCAACTGGGAAACCTTTCTGACTGCAGCGCGTCCTGATCTTGAACCGGTGTTCAGCAACGTCGGCCCAGCGCTTTTAGAGCTTTACGCCGAGTACACCCCCGCAGCGGCCGCCGAAATGTGCGGCATTGACGAAGACCAACTCCGTGAGGTGGCTCGGGTGATCGGTGAAGGCTTAGGAGGTTTCGCCTCGCACACCTGGCGGGCCGCTTCAGCCGGCAACGAAGGCGGTTGGCAAGTATCACGCTGCTTACAGTTCCTTAATGTTTTGACAGGCAGCGTGGGCACCGAAGGCGGAACCAACGCCAACGGTTGGAACAAGTTCATACCCGTAACCCCCATTCACCCCGAGCCCCAAGGCGAATGGAACGATCTGACCTGGCCGGCCGAGTACCCCTTGGCTCACCACGAAATGTCTATCTTGTTGCCTCACTTTTTAAAGAGCGGCCGCGGCTACATCGACACGTATTTCTCTCGGGTCTATAACCCTATTTGGACCAACCCCGATGGGTTTACTTGGCTTGAAGTGCTTTCTGACCCAGAAAAAGTCGGCTGCCATATTGCCCTCACCCCTACCTGGAACGAATCGGCTTGGTTCGCCGACTACGTGCTGCCCATGGGTATCGCATCCGAACGCCATGATGTCTCGAGTTTCGAAACGCACAACGGCCGGTGGATTGGGTTTCGCCAACCCGTTATGCGCCGTCACGCCGAGCTGGAAGGCCAAAAAGTTGAACGCACCCACGAAACCAACCCGGGTGAAGTGTGGGAAGAACAAGAATTTTGGATTGACCTGTCTTGGCGCATTGATCCTGATGGTTCGTTAGGTATTCGCCAACAGTTCGAAAGCCCCGACAACCCGGGCCAACCATTAACCATGGACGAGTACTACACCATGTTGTTCGAAAAATCGGTGCCGGGTTTACCCGAAGCAGCCGAAGCCGAAGGCATGACCGCTTTGGAGTACATGCGCACCAAAGGGGCTTTCGCCCTCGACGGAGACCAATACAAGGTGTACGAGCGGGCGGTCGCTGACGCAGATTTAGCGGGCGCCGAAAAAGATGACGCAGGAGTATGGCGTAAACCCGGCACCGCTGGGTCCTACGAAAACCTCGAAGACATTCAAGGCCACATGCCCTTTATCGGCGATGGTTCGCCGGCGGTAGACATTGAAGGAGAAGCTAAATTTGGTTTTCCCACTCCATCGAAAAAACTGGAGTTCTTTTCGGAAACCATGCGGGACTGGGGCTGGCCAGAATATTCCACCCCGACCTTTATTAAAAGCCAAGTGCACTGGCAAGACCTGGACTTCACCGCCGGGGAACGCATATTGGTGCCCACCTTTCGTATCCCTACGCTTATTCACACGCGCAGCGGCAACTCGCAATGGCTCAACGAAATCAGCCACCGCCACCCGTTGTGGCTACACCCCAGCGATGCCGAAAAGCTCAGCATCGAAGAAAACGGTTTGGTGCGTATCACCACTCGCATCGGCCACTTTGTTATTAGCGCATGGCGTACCGAAGGCATTCGCCCGGGCGTAGTTGCCGCCAGCCACCACATGGGGCGTTGGCGCCTCGACGAAGACAAAGCCCGTTCTTGGGGAGCAGGAAAAGCCAGCATCGACCAAGATGATGACGGCCGGTGGCGTTTACGGCGCCAACACGGCAACGAGCCTTATGACAGCAACGAACCCGACACTGGCCGCATCTGGTGGTCCGATACCGGGGTACATCAAAATTTGACCTTCCCGGTGCAACCTGACCCTGTTAGTGGCATGCATTGTTGGCTGCAACGAGTCACCGTTGGGCCCGCTCAACCAGGCGACGAATATGGTGATGTGGTGGTCGATACCGACGCATCACACGCCATCTACGAAGAATGGATGGCCAAAACTCGTCCCGGGCCGGGCCCCGACGGGTTGAGGCGACCCCTTTGGTTTGCTCGCCCAGTTAAACCACAAGCCACGGCGTACCGTTCAGAGGGTTAA
- a CDS encoding TetR/AcrR family transcriptional regulator: MSRRTLDSKQVIDQAATLADQEGLDSVTLTRVATQLGVRQPALYRHVDGFDGLLRALGLRAREILAHRLTDAAVGLAGDDAVRAMGAAWRQMVKDHPGLYAATDRYPCANDPELEEAVERVVKVLSQALVAYKLGDDQRVHAARSLRSAFHGFSHLESGDGHPHPQNLDDSFDHLLDLLCAGISRLETSPQQPVSV; encoded by the coding sequence ATGAGCAGGCGGACCTTAGATAGCAAACAAGTCATTGACCAAGCGGCCACTTTGGCCGACCAAGAAGGGCTTGATTCAGTCACCCTGACCCGGGTAGCCACACAACTCGGGGTAAGGCAACCAGCGCTTTACCGCCACGTCGACGGGTTCGACGGGTTACTTCGAGCTCTCGGACTACGAGCCCGAGAAATATTGGCCCACCGGTTAACTGACGCCGCAGTGGGCTTAGCCGGCGATGACGCCGTGCGGGCCATGGGTGCTGCCTGGCGGCAAATGGTAAAAGACCACCCAGGGCTTTATGCGGCCACCGATCGCTACCCCTGTGCCAACGACCCCGAACTCGAAGAGGCTGTTGAACGAGTGGTCAAAGTATTAAGCCAAGCTTTAGTGGCTTACAAACTCGGCGACGATCAGCGTGTTCATGCGGCCCGGTCGCTACGCAGTGCTTTTCATGGATTCTCCCACTTGGAATCCGGTGACGGCCACCCCCACCCCCAAAACCTTGATGACAGTTTTGACCATCTTTTAGATCTCTTGTGCGCCGGTATTTCACGACTCGAAACCTCCCCGCAGCAACCAGTGAGTGTTTAA